From a region of the Rhodococcus sp. 4CII genome:
- a CDS encoding IclR family transcriptional regulator C-terminal domain-containing protein, which translates to MAACANRGAAEVAEERYFLESLDRGLSVLECFDDQHRARTLSEVAQAVGITRSTARRILLTLVDKGFLRLDGRNFSLTPRVLRFGFSYLAALRLPQVADPHIEALAKELGETISVTILDGPDVVYVARVRSPRIIRISITVGMRFPAYATSTGRVLLAGLSADALDDYLKSTEFRSFTPHTISDAEQLRAEVRTVAADGWSMSENELEIGIRGAAVPIRDRTGTVVAALNSSLQGTQYTRDDVEASVVPSLVATAERIGLDLSLG; encoded by the coding sequence ATGGCGGCGTGCGCGAATCGGGGAGCTGCTGAGGTGGCCGAGGAACGGTATTTCCTCGAGTCCCTGGACCGCGGTTTGAGCGTTCTCGAATGCTTCGACGACCAGCACCGTGCGCGCACTCTGAGTGAGGTGGCGCAGGCCGTCGGGATCACCCGGTCCACGGCGCGGCGCATTCTGCTCACCCTGGTGGACAAGGGGTTCCTGCGACTCGACGGCCGCAACTTCTCGCTGACACCGCGCGTGCTCCGGTTCGGCTTCTCCTACCTGGCCGCGCTGCGGCTGCCGCAGGTCGCGGATCCGCACATCGAGGCTCTCGCGAAGGAACTGGGCGAGACCATCTCGGTGACCATCCTCGACGGCCCCGACGTGGTGTACGTGGCACGGGTGCGTTCACCGCGAATCATCCGTATCTCCATTACGGTGGGCATGCGGTTTCCCGCGTACGCGACGTCCACGGGACGTGTTCTGCTGGCCGGACTTTCGGCCGACGCGCTCGACGACTACCTGAAGTCCACCGAATTCCGGTCGTTCACACCCCACACGATCTCCGACGCCGAGCAACTGCGTGCCGAGGTCCGGACGGTTGCCGCGGACGGCTGGTCGATGTCGGAGAACGAACTCGAGATCGGCATCCGCGGGGCGGCCGTGCCCATCCGGGATCGGACGGGCACCGTGGTCGCCGCCCTCAACTCCTCGCTGCAGGGCACCCAGTACACGCGGGACGACGTCGAGGCGTCGGTGGTGCCGAGCCTGGTGGCGACGGCGGAGCGGATCGGGCTGGACCTGTCCCTCGGCTAG
- a CDS encoding amino acid permease encodes MSGTTDPQLQHSLKKRHLSMIAIAGVIGAGLFVGSGVAIRETGPGVLVAYALAGIVVILVMRMLGEMSTANPETGSFSAYADRAIGRWAGFSIGWLYAWFWIIVLGIEATAGAVIMNRWIPDVPQWSWALILMVLLTLTNIASVKSFGEFEFWFASIKVAAIVIFLALGVLAICGALPGVEAPGLTNLTGHGGFFPNGAGAVFAAVLVVVFSFFGAEIATIAAGESANPVAAVRNAVRSVVWRILIFYIGSIAVVVTLLPWDDASVALSPYVAVMDSFGIPAAGNIMDVVVLTSVLSCLNSGLYTASRMIFSLSRRGDAPAALSKIGSSGVPRQAVLVSTVVGFLTVGLNYLYPDTVFLFLVNSSGAIALFVWLAISVSQLRMRRQLEAEGKDLTLKMWLFPYLTWCTIAAIVALCVGMLVLPETRSQMYVSMGLAAVVVGIGIYRQRTRGATGETPDPTTAGETVDALRP; translated from the coding sequence ATGTCAGGTACCACCGATCCGCAGCTTCAGCACTCACTGAAGAAGCGGCACCTCTCGATGATCGCTATCGCGGGGGTGATCGGCGCAGGCCTCTTCGTGGGCTCCGGGGTCGCGATCCGCGAGACGGGCCCCGGCGTTCTCGTCGCCTATGCGCTCGCGGGCATCGTCGTCATCCTGGTGATGCGCATGCTCGGCGAGATGTCGACCGCCAACCCCGAGACGGGGTCGTTCTCGGCGTACGCGGACCGCGCGATCGGACGGTGGGCCGGATTCAGCATCGGCTGGCTCTACGCCTGGTTCTGGATCATCGTCCTCGGCATCGAGGCGACGGCCGGTGCCGTCATCATGAACCGCTGGATCCCCGACGTCCCGCAGTGGAGTTGGGCACTGATCCTGATGGTGCTGCTCACGCTGACGAACATCGCGTCCGTGAAGTCGTTCGGCGAGTTCGAGTTCTGGTTCGCGTCGATCAAGGTCGCGGCCATCGTCATCTTCCTCGCGCTCGGCGTCCTCGCGATCTGCGGAGCCCTGCCCGGCGTCGAAGCACCCGGACTCACCAACCTGACCGGTCACGGCGGGTTCTTCCCGAACGGGGCCGGTGCCGTGTTCGCGGCCGTGCTCGTCGTCGTGTTCTCGTTCTTCGGCGCCGAGATCGCCACCATCGCGGCCGGTGAATCCGCGAACCCCGTTGCGGCAGTGCGCAACGCCGTGCGCTCCGTCGTGTGGCGCATCCTCATCTTCTACATCGGATCCATCGCCGTCGTCGTGACGCTGCTGCCGTGGGACGACGCGTCCGTCGCGCTGAGCCCGTACGTCGCCGTCATGGACTCGTTCGGTATTCCTGCGGCCGGCAACATCATGGACGTCGTCGTGCTCACGTCCGTGCTGTCCTGCCTGAACTCCGGGCTGTACACGGCGAGCCGGATGATCTTCTCGCTCTCCCGCCGCGGCGACGCCCCGGCCGCACTGTCGAAGATCGGCTCGTCCGGCGTCCCACGTCAGGCCGTTCTCGTCTCGACGGTCGTGGGCTTCCTGACGGTGGGCCTCAACTACCTGTACCCGGACACTGTGTTCCTGTTCCTCGTCAACTCCTCGGGAGCGATCGCGCTGTTCGTGTGGCTGGCGATCTCGGTGTCGCAGCTGCGGATGCGGCGTCAGCTCGAGGCGGAGGGCAAGGACCTCACGCTGAAGATGTGGCTGTTCCCGTACCTGACGTGGTGCACCATCGCCGCCATCGTCGCGCTCTGCGTCGGCATGCTGGTGTTGCCGGAGACCAGGAGCCAGATGTACGTCTCGATGGGACTCGCCGCCGTGGTGGTCGGAATCGGAATCTACCGTCAGCGCACGCGCGGGGCCACCGGCGAGACGCCGGATCCCACGACCGCCGGCGAGACGGTCGACGCCCTCCGACCTTGA
- a CDS encoding nuclear transport factor 2 family protein, whose amino-acid sequence MSVSDLEAVAAISRLKYAYLRALDTKSWDEFADTLLPDATANYGERLTFDSRDALVEYMKSNLGSNTITEHHCGHPEIDVDADAATGRWYLSDTVLIPEHGMLLRGAAFYSDRYRRGADGRWRIAHTGYERTYEAVVSLADVPSFHLTANRWADT is encoded by the coding sequence GTGTCAGTTTCCGATCTCGAGGCAGTCGCGGCGATCAGCCGGCTCAAGTACGCGTATCTCCGTGCGCTCGACACGAAGAGCTGGGACGAGTTCGCCGACACCCTGCTGCCGGACGCCACAGCGAACTACGGTGAGCGCCTCACCTTCGACTCACGCGACGCGCTCGTCGAGTACATGAAGTCAAACCTCGGATCGAACACCATCACCGAGCATCACTGCGGTCATCCGGAGATCGACGTGGACGCCGATGCGGCCACGGGACGGTGGTACCTCTCCGACACCGTGCTGATCCCGGAGCACGGCATGTTGTTGCGCGGGGCGGCGTTCTACTCCGACCGCTACCGGCGGGGCGCCGACGGTCGGTGGCGGATCGCGCACACGGGGTACGAGCGCACGTACGAAGCGGTGGTGTCGCTGGCCGACGTCCCGAGTTTCCATCTCACAGCCAACCGATGGGCGGACACCTGA
- a CDS encoding SDR family NAD(P)-dependent oxidoreductase yields MGTLDGKVALITGAGQGVGAGMAFALAKEGARIGVVGRTEAKLVDTCAAIADFGGIAEPIVCDVSKRDQLAPMVDRVVDVFGGLDILINNANASALGPLLDVTPKLLDRALAVGPVATLFLMQLCYPHLKARGGGSIINLVSSSAVRWDTSGYGLYAATKEAMRSLTRTAASEWGPDGIRVNAVAPHALSPGLKWWTENNPEEAAEFVKSIPLGRIGDCEQDIGRAVVFLVGPDAGYLSGATIPLDGGQARWS; encoded by the coding sequence ATGGGCACGCTGGACGGCAAGGTCGCGTTGATCACCGGCGCCGGTCAGGGGGTGGGCGCGGGCATGGCATTCGCGTTGGCCAAGGAGGGCGCCCGGATCGGGGTGGTCGGGCGGACGGAGGCGAAACTCGTCGACACGTGCGCCGCCATCGCCGACTTCGGCGGAATCGCCGAGCCGATCGTCTGCGACGTGAGCAAGCGCGATCAGCTGGCGCCGATGGTCGACCGCGTCGTGGACGTGTTCGGCGGCCTCGACATCCTGATCAACAACGCCAATGCCAGCGCGCTCGGACCGCTCCTCGACGTCACCCCGAAACTGCTGGACCGGGCGCTGGCGGTCGGTCCGGTGGCGACCCTGTTCCTCATGCAGCTGTGCTATCCGCACCTCAAGGCGCGCGGCGGCGGGTCGATCATCAATCTGGTCAGCTCCTCGGCGGTGCGGTGGGACACCAGCGGTTACGGGCTGTACGCGGCCACCAAGGAGGCGATGCGCTCGCTCACCCGCACCGCGGCCAGCGAATGGGGACCCGACGGCATCCGGGTCAATGCGGTCGCCCCGCATGCGCTGTCACCGGGCCTGAAATGGTGGACGGAGAACAACCCCGAGGAAGCCGCGGAATTCGTGAAGTCGATCCCGCTCGGCCGGATCGGCGACTGCGAGCAGGACATCGGGCGCGCGGTCGTCTTCCTCGTCGGCCCCGACGCCGGCTACCTGTCCGGTGCCACCATTCCGCTCGACGGCGGGCAGGCGCGCTGGAGTTGA
- a CDS encoding alkaline phosphatase family protein produces the protein MTPASDISRRKFLASAAAAGGAAFLSSWAGPVIDRAYAQDPGGSGSLNDIEHFVYLMQENRSFDHYYGTLSGVRGFDDPSPAWQQYGWTPGAGPTPTGYLNPFRLDTTQGAHLDGECINDPTHAWGPQHDAWNGGAMDRWMPVHVAHEGPLNGPATMGYYTRADIPVHYELADAFTICDHYFCSVLGPTDPNRLYWMTGTIDPDGLAGGPLVETPTVIPRFTYSWRTYPENLQEAGVSWKVYANKDLGPVSSVALDGMLGCFKQYSDPNSELARRGLDPTYPNDFRADVANGTLPAVSWIVPNIFTCEHPALPPAAGAVGIVEVLDILTSNPAIWEKTALIISYDENGGFFDHVTPPTPPPGTPGEYLTVPLNTVSESDNNPGPIGLGFRVPSLIISPYSRGGLVASDTFDHTSQLRLLEKRFGVPVPNLTDWRRGAVGDMTSVFDFSSAPNAGVPAMTDPGPRLQAAIAQCGPNVAAGTLNAGAPYPVPPNSMPVQEQSPLRRRPSGLIM, from the coding sequence GTGACCCCGGCATCGGACATCTCACGTCGCAAGTTTCTCGCCTCCGCCGCAGCGGCCGGTGGCGCCGCTTTCCTCAGTTCGTGGGCGGGCCCGGTCATCGACCGTGCCTACGCGCAGGATCCGGGCGGCAGTGGATCGCTGAACGACATCGAGCACTTCGTCTACCTGATGCAGGAGAACCGGTCGTTCGACCACTATTACGGCACGCTGTCGGGGGTGCGCGGCTTCGACGACCCGTCGCCGGCGTGGCAGCAGTACGGCTGGACGCCGGGTGCGGGGCCGACCCCGACCGGGTATCTCAACCCGTTTCGCCTCGACACCACGCAGGGCGCACACCTCGACGGTGAATGCATCAACGACCCGACCCATGCGTGGGGTCCGCAGCACGACGCGTGGAACGGCGGCGCGATGGACCGGTGGATGCCGGTGCACGTCGCGCACGAGGGACCGCTCAACGGTCCCGCGACGATGGGCTACTACACGCGGGCCGACATCCCCGTGCACTACGAGCTCGCCGACGCCTTCACGATCTGCGATCACTACTTCTGCTCGGTGCTCGGACCGACTGATCCGAACCGGCTGTACTGGATGACGGGAACGATCGATCCGGACGGTCTGGCCGGTGGACCGCTGGTCGAGACGCCGACGGTGATCCCCAGGTTCACCTACTCGTGGCGCACCTACCCGGAGAATCTGCAGGAGGCCGGCGTCAGCTGGAAGGTGTACGCCAACAAGGATCTCGGGCCCGTGTCGAGCGTCGCGCTCGACGGAATGCTCGGCTGCTTCAAGCAATACAGCGACCCGAATTCGGAACTCGCCCGACGCGGGCTCGATCCGACGTACCCGAACGACTTCCGGGCCGACGTCGCGAACGGAACCCTGCCCGCGGTGTCCTGGATCGTGCCCAACATCTTCACCTGCGAGCACCCGGCGCTGCCCCCGGCCGCGGGCGCGGTCGGGATCGTCGAGGTACTCGACATCCTCACGTCCAACCCGGCGATCTGGGAGAAGACGGCACTGATCATCAGTTACGACGAGAACGGCGGCTTCTTCGACCACGTCACCCCGCCGACTCCGCCGCCGGGCACCCCGGGTGAATACCTGACGGTTCCGTTGAACACGGTGTCGGAGAGCGACAACAATCCGGGCCCGATCGGCCTCGGTTTCCGGGTCCCGTCGCTGATCATCTCGCCGTACAGTCGCGGCGGCCTCGTCGCGTCCGACACGTTCGACCACACCTCGCAGTTACGGCTTCTCGAGAAGCGCTTCGGTGTACCCGTCCCCAATCTCACCGACTGGCGTCGCGGCGCCGTCGGCGACATGACGTCCGTGTTCGACTTCTCGTCGGCGCCGAACGCCGGCGTGCCCGCGATGACGGACCCGGGGCCACGCCTGCAGGCGGCGATCGCCCAGTGCGGGCCGAACGTGGCCGCGGGGACGCTGAACGCCGGTGCGCCCTACCCCGTCCCGCCGAATTCGATGCCCGTGCAGGAACAGTCGCCGCTGCGGCGCCGTCCCAGCGGGTTGATCATGTAG
- the shiA gene encoding shikimate transporter, which translates to MSDHAFTPAAEKQARRAALSSFVGAVIDWYDFLLYGLVAALVFNSEFFPNVSPAIGTLAAFATFGVGFLFRPLGGVVFGHYGDRIGRKRMLILTVLIMGTSTALIGLLPSFAAVGWWAPVLLVALRAIQGFAVGGEWGGAALMAVESAPPKKKAFYSSGVQVGYSVGLILATGFVMLMSNLTTEEAFSQWGWRVPFVASVVLVGIGLWIRAGVQESPEFVDKVEKVEEEQHKQEKKRIPLVEALRNHPKAFLQIIGLRFAELFSMYIVTTFALSYSTKELGMERNFMLDVGLLVGAVGIGTIPLFAWLSDKHGRRRVYILGALIGAVCAFPFFIFLEHGSMIGTVILAVLLVNISHDMVVSVQQPLFTEMFGAEYRYSGAGVGYQVASAIGGGFTPFIAAALVTASGGSWHLVAVYLAGGCIVSALIAWRLQPDSGAAASDADASAKLENAR; encoded by the coding sequence ATGAGCGATCACGCCTTCACCCCGGCGGCCGAGAAGCAGGCGCGACGCGCAGCGTTGAGCAGCTTCGTCGGCGCGGTCATCGACTGGTACGACTTCCTGCTCTACGGGTTGGTCGCGGCCCTGGTCTTCAACTCGGAGTTCTTCCCCAACGTCAGCCCCGCGATCGGGACGCTCGCCGCGTTCGCGACGTTCGGTGTCGGATTCCTGTTCCGCCCGCTCGGCGGCGTGGTGTTCGGCCACTACGGCGACCGCATCGGACGCAAGCGGATGCTGATCCTCACCGTGCTGATCATGGGTACGAGCACCGCCCTGATCGGACTGCTGCCGTCGTTCGCCGCGGTCGGCTGGTGGGCGCCGGTTCTGCTCGTCGCCTTGCGCGCCATCCAGGGCTTCGCCGTCGGCGGCGAGTGGGGTGGTGCCGCGCTGATGGCGGTGGAGAGCGCGCCGCCGAAGAAGAAGGCGTTCTACAGCAGCGGCGTGCAGGTCGGCTACTCGGTCGGACTCATCCTCGCCACCGGATTCGTCATGCTCATGAGCAACCTGACCACCGAGGAGGCGTTCAGCCAGTGGGGCTGGCGGGTGCCGTTCGTCGCCAGCGTCGTCCTCGTCGGCATCGGCCTGTGGATCCGCGCCGGCGTCCAGGAGAGCCCCGAGTTCGTCGACAAGGTCGAGAAGGTCGAAGAGGAGCAGCACAAGCAGGAGAAGAAGCGGATTCCGCTCGTCGAGGCGCTGCGCAACCACCCGAAGGCATTCCTGCAGATCATCGGTCTGCGTTTCGCCGAACTCTTCTCCATGTACATCGTCACCACGTTCGCGCTGAGCTACTCCACCAAGGAACTGGGCATGGAGCGCAACTTCATGCTCGACGTCGGACTGCTCGTCGGCGCCGTGGGCATCGGCACGATCCCGCTGTTCGCCTGGCTGTCCGACAAGCACGGCCGTCGTCGCGTCTACATCCTCGGTGCGCTGATCGGCGCGGTGTGCGCGTTCCCGTTCTTCATCTTCCTCGAACACGGGTCGATGATCGGCACCGTCATCCTGGCCGTGCTCCTCGTCAACATCTCGCACGACATGGTGGTCAGCGTGCAGCAGCCGCTGTTCACCGAGATGTTCGGGGCGGAGTACCGCTACAGCGGTGCCGGGGTCGGCTACCAGGTGGCCAGTGCGATCGGCGGCGGTTTCACCCCGTTCATCGCTGCCGCCCTGGTCACCGCCAGCGGGGGTTCCTGGCACCTCGTGGCCGTGTACCTGGCCGGCGGCTGCATCGTCAGCGCCCTGATCGCATGGCGACTGCAGCCCGATTCGGGTGCGGCGGCGTCGGACGCCGACGCGTCGGCGAAGCTCGAGAACGCGCGCTGA
- a CDS encoding mycofactocin-coupled SDR family oxidoreductase — protein sequence MTGRVNGRVVLVTGAARGIGRAQALRFAQEGADVVAVDLCGPVGTVVTPPASPEDLEQTAKLVGDTGRRIVTAQVDVRDGDALAESVTAAAGELGGLDFVCATAGITSSGAALELDSETWQTMLDVNLTGVWQTCKSAAPHLIERGGGAMILTSSIAGLRGLVGVAHYTAAKHGVVGLMRSLAKELAPHGVRVNSVHPTNVDTDMIQNDMVRRAFRPDLEHPTREEFAAAAVTMNMLPIPWIEPVDVANAALFLASDEARYITSVALPIDAGSVSR from the coding sequence ATGACAGGTCGAGTGAACGGAAGAGTCGTCCTGGTCACCGGTGCCGCACGCGGGATCGGCCGGGCGCAGGCATTGCGGTTCGCGCAGGAGGGTGCCGACGTCGTGGCCGTCGACCTGTGCGGCCCGGTCGGCACGGTGGTGACGCCGCCGGCGAGTCCGGAGGATTTGGAGCAGACCGCGAAACTGGTCGGCGACACCGGCCGTCGGATCGTGACTGCGCAGGTGGACGTGCGTGACGGCGACGCGCTCGCCGAGTCGGTCACGGCGGCGGCCGGGGAACTGGGCGGGCTGGACTTCGTGTGCGCCACGGCGGGCATCACGTCGTCGGGTGCGGCACTGGAACTGGACTCCGAGACGTGGCAGACGATGCTCGACGTCAACCTGACGGGGGTGTGGCAGACGTGCAAGTCGGCGGCCCCGCATCTCATCGAGCGGGGAGGCGGCGCGATGATCCTGACGAGTTCCATCGCCGGTCTGCGGGGGCTCGTCGGTGTCGCCCACTACACGGCGGCCAAGCACGGGGTGGTGGGACTGATGCGGTCGCTGGCGAAGGAACTCGCCCCGCACGGGGTCCGCGTCAACAGTGTCCATCCGACGAACGTGGACACGGACATGATTCAGAACGACATGGTGCGGCGGGCGTTCCGGCCCGACCTCGAGCACCCCACCCGGGAGGAATTCGCGGCGGCCGCGGTGACGATGAACATGCTGCCGATTCCCTGGATCGAACCGGTCGACGTCGCCAACGCCGCACTGTTCCTGGCGTCGGACGAGGCGCGGTACATCACGTCCGTCGCCCTGCCCATCGACGCTGGAAGCGTCAGTAGATAG
- a CDS encoding mycofactocin-coupled SDR family oxidoreductase, whose translation MSRMAGKVAFITGAGNGMGRSHAVRLAEEGADVVVVDLPSAESDLAETGRQVGELGRRAVVAHADVRDPSALRAAVAAGVEELGPLDVVVANAGVCDNPGPAWTIDDADWHRSLDVNLTGVWNTATAAVPAMRDGGGSVVIVSSTAGIKAVAGAAHYSASKTAVVGLARTLANELGPQFIRVNVLHPGAVGTRMTLNPATMARLRPDLENPTHDDVVPVLAANHMLPVPWLDSRDVSNALLFLASDESRYITGTQLVVDAGLTQKV comes from the coding sequence ATGTCACGGATGGCAGGCAAGGTCGCCTTCATCACCGGTGCCGGGAACGGCATGGGACGCAGTCACGCGGTTCGGCTCGCCGAGGAGGGCGCCGACGTGGTCGTCGTCGATCTGCCGTCGGCGGAGTCCGATCTCGCCGAGACCGGCAGGCAGGTCGGCGAACTCGGCCGGCGGGCGGTCGTCGCACATGCCGACGTCCGGGACCCGTCCGCGTTGCGGGCAGCCGTCGCGGCGGGGGTCGAGGAACTGGGCCCCCTCGACGTCGTCGTAGCGAACGCGGGTGTCTGCGACAACCCCGGCCCGGCCTGGACGATCGACGACGCGGACTGGCACCGGTCGCTCGACGTCAACCTCACCGGGGTCTGGAACACGGCGACGGCCGCGGTCCCGGCGATGCGCGACGGTGGCGGTTCCGTCGTGATCGTCAGTTCGACCGCCGGCATCAAGGCGGTGGCCGGGGCCGCCCACTATTCGGCGTCCAAGACCGCCGTGGTCGGGTTGGCCCGGACCCTCGCGAATGAACTCGGACCGCAGTTCATCCGGGTGAACGTGCTGCACCCCGGCGCCGTCGGCACCCGCATGACCTTGAACCCCGCGACGATGGCACGGCTGCGGCCGGACCTCGAGAATCCGACCCACGACGACGTCGTGCCGGTTCTCGCGGCCAACCACATGCTGCCCGTGCCGTGGCTGGACTCGCGCGACGTCAGCAACGCGCTGCTGTTCCTGGCCTCCGACGAATCGCGATACATCACCGGCACACAACTCGTGGTCGATGCCGGACTGACCCAGAAGGTGTAG
- a CDS encoding TauD/TfdA family dioxygenase translates to MSIAFETRAASLTLDKFGPSFGAEIIGLDVATATDDEVAAIRSALTEHKVLVLRGQSLDDGSHIEFGRRLGRLTAGHPVHDSGDVAQEVYALDSQDNGFADVWHTDVTFMKRPPLGSILRPVVLPPHGGDTNWADSQLAYESLSLPVRQMIDQLTAVHDGNREFGYYLAQKRGGKGNVWDGEEVTALVPVEHPVVRVHPETGRKGIFVNPGFTSHIAGVSEAESRGILDFLYAHLTKPEHIVRHRWRLGDLVLWDNRSTVHYANRDYGTQHRVMHRITLEGDVPFGPR, encoded by the coding sequence ATGAGCATTGCATTCGAGACCAGAGCTGCGTCGCTGACGCTCGACAAGTTCGGCCCGTCGTTCGGCGCCGAGATCATCGGCCTGGACGTCGCCACTGCCACCGACGACGAGGTGGCCGCGATCCGGTCGGCGTTGACCGAACACAAGGTTCTGGTCCTGCGGGGCCAGTCGCTCGACGACGGAAGCCACATCGAGTTCGGTCGCCGACTCGGGCGGCTGACCGCGGGCCACCCCGTCCACGACAGCGGCGACGTCGCGCAGGAGGTGTACGCGCTCGACAGTCAGGACAACGGTTTCGCCGACGTGTGGCACACCGACGTCACGTTCATGAAGCGACCGCCGCTGGGATCGATCCTCCGCCCCGTCGTTCTCCCACCGCACGGTGGCGACACCAACTGGGCCGACAGCCAACTCGCGTACGAGTCACTGTCACTGCCCGTGCGGCAGATGATCGATCAGCTCACGGCAGTGCACGACGGCAACCGGGAGTTCGGGTACTACCTCGCGCAGAAACGTGGCGGCAAGGGAAACGTCTGGGACGGTGAGGAAGTCACGGCGCTCGTGCCCGTCGAGCATCCCGTCGTGCGGGTTCATCCGGAGACGGGGCGCAAGGGCATTTTCGTGAACCCGGGGTTCACGTCCCACATCGCCGGAGTGTCCGAGGCGGAGAGTCGCGGAATCCTCGACTTCCTCTACGCGCACCTCACCAAACCCGAGCACATCGTGCGCCACCGGTGGCGGCTCGGCGACCTCGTGCTGTGGGACAACCGCAGCACCGTGCACTACGCCAACCGTGACTACGGAACCCAGCACCGCGTCATGCACCGCATCACGCTGGAAGGTGACGTGCCTTTCGGCCCGCGGTAG